Proteins encoded in a region of the Sulfitobacter alexandrii genome:
- a CDS encoding cytochrome c oxidase subunit II: MSLKRIDSRRSRSLLLPGALLTLGGCGGAQSALNTSGQDAVAIATLFWVMLGGAVVLWLLLNGAFYYASQIAPGRFDKRYGRHLLIGGGIVLPVVVLTALLVWGLNLLPDSRRPGDGLVVRVTGEQWWWRVEYWPEGAEAPIVSANEIRLPAGQRTEIHLTAANVIHSFWVPALGGKMDMFPGRDTMMSVAPERTGTFRGQCAEFCGVSHAWMAFAAVVMPPEAFDDWLAAEAGGAAQPADDRAARGAALFLSEGCGACHAIRGTEAAGQVGPDLTHVGSRQTLGAGRLTVTLQDLSNWISHTEVLKPGAQMPSYDLDPADLGDLAYYLEGLK, encoded by the coding sequence ATGAGCCTGAAGCGGATTGATTCGCGCCGGTCGCGGTCGCTGCTGCTGCCGGGCGCGCTTCTGACGCTCGGGGGATGCGGCGGCGCGCAATCCGCGTTGAATACCTCCGGTCAGGATGCTGTCGCCATCGCCACGTTGTTCTGGGTCATGCTCGGCGGCGCGGTCGTCCTGTGGCTTCTGCTCAACGGCGCGTTCTACTACGCTTCGCAGATCGCCCCGGGCCGGTTCGACAAGCGCTATGGGCGACACCTGCTGATCGGTGGGGGTATCGTCTTGCCGGTCGTGGTCCTGACGGCGCTGCTTGTCTGGGGTCTGAACCTTCTGCCGGACTCGCGCCGACCCGGTGACGGGCTGGTCGTCCGTGTCACCGGAGAACAGTGGTGGTGGCGGGTGGAATACTGGCCGGAAGGGGCCGAGGCACCCATCGTGTCGGCCAACGAAATCCGGTTGCCGGCGGGTCAGCGCACCGAGATCCACCTGACCGCTGCCAACGTCATCCATTCCTTCTGGGTGCCCGCGCTTGGCGGAAAGATGGACATGTTCCCCGGTCGCGACACGATGATGAGTGTCGCGCCGGAGCGGACGGGCACTTTCCGCGGGCAATGCGCGGAGTTCTGCGGCGTCAGCCACGCCTGGATGGCATTTGCCGCGGTGGTGATGCCGCCGGAGGCCTTTGACGACTGGCTGGCGGCAGAGGCAGGGGGGGCGGCGCAGCCCGCGGACGATCGCGCCGCCCGCGGGGCGGCGCTGTTCCTGTCCGAGGGCTGCGGCGCGTGCCACGCGATCCGCGGCACCGAGGCTGCGGGACAGGTGGGGCCTGACCTGACCCACGTCGGCAGCCGGCAGACGCTGGGCGCCGGAAGGCTAACGGTCACGTTGCAGGATCTTTCCAACTGGATCAGCCACACCGAAGTGCTCAAGCCCGGCGCGCAGATGCCGAGTTACGATCTCGACCCTGCGGATCTCGGCGATCTCGCTTATTACCTGGAGGGCCTGAAGTGA
- a CDS encoding carboxymuconolactone decarboxylase family protein has protein sequence MLAPIADEDWPESIADLKDGFAGALNVYRVMAHHPALLRAWGPLRQHVVKDSALGQLRSEIVILRVGVRIGSSYEWAHHVSRARGLGMTDARIAAVRGMPEGEDGMLVQAVDAILDHRCLDPELESRLVRDFGQEAVFDIIATVGFYSVLGTILMTYGVPVDDTIAAELAANPLEV, from the coding sequence ATGTTGGCCCCGATCGCCGACGAAGACTGGCCCGAAAGCATCGCGGACCTGAAGGACGGCTTCGCCGGGGCGCTCAATGTCTACCGGGTCATGGCGCATCATCCGGCGCTGCTGCGCGCGTGGGGGCCGTTGCGGCAGCATGTGGTCAAGGACAGCGCGCTTGGGCAGCTGCGGTCAGAGATCGTGATCCTCCGCGTGGGGGTAAGGATCGGCTCGTCCTACGAATGGGCGCACCACGTGTCGCGGGCCCGCGGCCTCGGCATGACCGACGCGCGGATTGCCGCGGTCCGCGGCATGCCCGAGGGCGAGGACGGGATGCTGGTGCAGGCGGTGGACGCGATCCTCGACCACCGGTGTCTGGATCCGGAACTCGAATCGCGGCTCGTGCGGGACTTCGGGCAGGAGGCGGTTTTCGACATCATCGCGACCGTGGGCTTCTACTCGGTCCTTGGGACCATTCTCATGACCTACGGCGTGCCCGTGGACGATACCATCGCGGCGGAGCTGGCCGCGAACCCGCTCGAAGTCTGA